From the genome of Arthrobacter sp. ERGS1:01:
CAACGGTCCGCCCCGCGTGCGAAAGCTTCATCCGCCCGGGCCGAGCTCGGGGCGGGCAAACCGATGCTGTGCCCGGCGCCGCGCACCGTGTCCACGACGTGCTGCACCGCCTTGTCCACGGCGTTGCCGTCCGCGCGACCTGTTCGTTGGAGGTCGCTGAGCAGGTCGGTTGTTCCCAGCCATCCGCCGCCGAAAGCCTCCGAAGCGGCAAAGTCCGCGGCGTGGTCGACGGCGTCGACCGTTTCGAAAAGCACACTCAGCGCGGGCGGCTCGCCGAAGTCGGATCCGAACCCGGAAGCGAAGGAAACTTGCCGTGACCGCCGGCCTTCGGGCGCGTAGCGAACGGCCTCGGCCGCTCGTTCGAGCTCCTCGACATGGCGCAAATGGGGCAGGACCAGGGCCTGGGCGCCCGTGTTGGCATAGGCGACGAGGGTGTTGGCTTCCAGGTCCGGAACCCGGACGGACACGCGGACGCCGGTGCCGCGCAATTGCTGGACGGCGCCCGCGCATTGGTGGACCGTCAGGGACGTTTGCTCCGCGTCGAGAATTACGAAGTCCATGCCGGTGTGGGCGATGATGGCCAGCAGCGTTGGGGTGGGGTCTGCGGTCAGGAGCCCGACCTTTCGGCCCGACTCGCGTTCAATGGGGACTGTTGGCATGCTGCTCTCCTTGGTGGCATGGGTGTCGCTAGGCAGGTGGACACGGGTGGTATCACTCGTCCTGGATGAATTCCCAGTCGGCGGGCTTGCTCACGCCCACCACGAGTTCAACCGGATCGTCCGTGTCATTCCAGATGCCGTGCCGAAGCCCGCGGGGAATGTAGATGCCATCGCCGGGCCGGGCACGGTGTTCCTCGTCACCAAGGTAGACAAGGGGTGTCCCGGAAATGACAACGTAGAACTCCGACGCGTCCGGGTGGTGATGGCACAGGTGACGCTGCCCGGCCAGGATCCGCCCCCAACTCACGCACAGGTCGTCCGAGTCGCTGAGCCCGCGGGAGATCAAGGTTGAGACCAGCCCTTCATCCCGCTGCCCGTTCAGGCCAATGGAACTAAGCTTCTCAAACCCCTGGTCATGGATGTTGTGGACAAGCCGGGATAGATCGGCGGCTCGCATGGTGTCCGGGGCGGTCATGACGCAACAGTTTCGAACAGGCCATTCTGGGTCTCCGCCGGGCCGTTCTCCAGCCACCAACGTGCGATCTGTTCGCGCGTGGCGAACCATACTCCGTGCTGGGCCAGTGCGTATTCGATGAACTGTCGGACGCCGAAAGCGACGCTGGGGCGGCCGCCAATGCGAAGGTGGATGCCCACGGACATCATCTTTGGCACGGTCTCGCCCTCAAGCAACAGGCAGTCCAGGGTGTCCTTGAGGACGCTGAAGAATTCGGCCCCGGTGCCGAGGCTGCCACCACCCCAAAACCTGCCGTCGTTCGTGTCTCCGGAGTAGGGCACCACCAGGTGCCGGGCCGGGCCTGCCTGGACAAAGTACGGCAGGTCGTCCGCATAGGAGTTGGAGTCGTAGAGGAATCCTTCCTCGGCGAGTATGGCCCGGGTGTTCTCCGTGATGTCGTCGCGGACGTACCAGCCCACGGGCGTGACGCCGGCGGCGGCCTGGATCGCGGCCTTGGCTGCCCGGATCTCGGCACGCTCTTCTTCCGGGGACATGCCGACCATTCCGCGCCAGCGGTAGCCGTGACCGCAGATCTCGTGCCCGTCGCGGGCAATCGCCAATGCGGCGTCGGGGTGCTTTTCGAGGGCCTCGCCACACGCCATGAAAGTTGCCGGCACCTCATACTGGCGGAACATGTTCAGAAAGCGCCACAGGCCCACGCGTGGCCCGTATTCGAAGAACGACTCCTTCATGAGGTTTCTTCGCGAGGGGTCCGAGGACCACCCCCCGAAGATCACGATGTCCTCGTCCGAGTCGTCGCCCGCCGCGATGGATCGTTCCGCGCCCTCTTCGTAGTTGACGACGAGGGAGACGGCGACCTTCGCGCCACCGGGCCATCCAACCACAGGCGGGTTTTCCCCGTATCCGATGAGGTCTCGCATTGTCTCACTCCTCGTGGTTCTCAGTTGATGATTTTCATTATATTGATCTTGCTTCATTTTATCCACGTCGCGCGTCTTCGTAGACTTTTCGATGGGCGGCCAGGGAGGTCCGGAGCATGCCGTCCACGTCGTCGATCAGGTTCCCGTGGGCCGGCCCGATAAACGCAGTCGGCAGCTTGTTGAGGACATCCTCGATGGCCTGGAAGGCGGAACTGACGTCGACGAACTTGGTCCAGTACAGGGCCCGCCCCGTTCCGTAAGCGGCCTGCTCCACCGACGGCGGCACGGGCATCTCCCCCGAAAGGAGCCGGCATTGTCCGGGACGGTGCGCAGGCTCATCCTCGCCGTCCGGATCGGGCGTTTCGTGGATGAATGAGAAACCGTCGGAGACGAACAAGATGCCGGCTCCGTCGTCGTGCCCCCAAAGCGTATTTTCCAGGTCCCGGATATGGGCGGGCAGGAACCTAAAGGTCCTGTCGCCAAGATCAATCATGTCGCCTGGGCGTTTCGCATCGAAGCGGTCGGAAAACTCGGGGAAATGCATGAAATAGTCCCGGGTGTCCCCGACGACTCGCGCCTTCGGATAGCGCTGCAGCAGCGCCGGCAGGTTTCCCGCATGGGGAATCTCGGGATGGGTGGGGAAGATGTAGTCCAGCGTCCTGCCGGCAAGTGCGCCATCCAGCTGGGCCAAAACCCTGTCCACGTGGGCAGGATCGCCCGTGTCTACGAGAATTGAGGCGCCGGACCCAACCACCAGGTAGGACGAGACATGGTAGTGGACCTCTTCGCCCTGGGAATAGGCGGACAAGCACCCGCCCAGCCAATATGCACCGTTGGCAACGCGGCGCGCAGTCGTGTCATCGTTCATCGTGCGCCCACTTCCTCAAGGCAAACAGCGAGCAGTTCGGCTTCCCGCCTACACGCATCGGCCCCCGTGACGGGCCACCCGTAACCGGGCCCAATGGCCGCTACGCTGCGCTCGCGAACAATTTGACGGACATCCGCCGCGATGGAATGGGTGTCGGCGTCGCCAAACCAACGGAACTTGTGCAGCCCGGCCATTGGATCTGCCGAAGCGGTGTCCTCGACTGGGGGAGCCAAGTGCGTGAATGCATCCGAGGTCAAGAGGGCGCCCGAGGCGGGATCAAACACCCACAGTGTTGGCAACAGGCGCAGCAGCGGTGAAATGAAGTGCAAGGTGATGCCCTCGCGCACCTCCACCTCCCGCCAGGTTCCCGGTTCAACCGCGATTCTCTGCACGGACGCCGTCGAACGGGGCACCGTGATGCCGCCCGTGTACCAAACCGTGTCGATGCGACGGTGTTCCTCGATGGCTGGAATGTTCAGGCAGCACTCCATCTCAGTTCGCGTAAGAACAATTGACAGCGGCTCATCAGTCTCCAGCAACTCGTCCAACTGCGCGAGGATTTCCGCCTCGTGCAGGCGAATGCCGGTGTCCACGAGAACGGCGCCGTGATCGCCCTTGATGAGATAGGCGCTCACAGGCTCCCGCCGTCGCACTCCGGGAGGGCACCAGCTGGTGCCCTCATCAAGGAGGATCTCCCCGCCCAGGCGGTGGACGCGGCCGGTCAAATTTGCGGGCCGGGTGGTTGCTGGAATGTTCATTACCGGACTCCCACGCGACTCAGGCGGCGTCCCAGACAGCGATGGCGTCGTCAACGCTGCAGACATCGTGACGGGCGCGCATGACCGTGAGGGATGCATCGTGGATGGTTGAGTCGTAGGCACCCACGGCATCTTCGAGAAGCACGGCATAAAAGTCGTTATGCACAGCATCGCGCAGCGTCGCCTCGACGCAACCGCCGGTGGACACGCCCACGAGAGCGACGGACTCTATTCCCTGGCTTCGCAAAAGAAGCCCGAGTTCGGTGGCAACAAAGGCGCTGGGCCGCCGCTTGGTAATAATGGACTCGCCCTCGATCGGAAGGCATTCCACGCAGAACTCGGTGCCCGGATCATCCTTGACGCTCAGTTTCCCGAGGTCGATGGGGCGGCCGTTAGCGGCCGTGTACAGCGCTCGCAGCCAGGCAGCCGGCGAGCTTGCACCGTCGGGCAGGTTCTCAACCCGGATGTGGAACACCGGCACCCCGTTCCGCCGGGCGGCCGCAATGGCCTGGCCGCAGCGGGCCCGGACTTGGGGCATCATGCCCAGATCGTGTCCCGAGTCCCCAATCGCACCGCCGGGGAAAACTGCACCCTTTTGCATATCGATGACTACGAGCCCGGTAGTTGCCGGATCGAGCAGCTCGCCAAGGGTGTCACGGACTTGTTTTCCGCAGATTTCGATCATGATGACCTTCTTTGTAGTCGAGGTCCCGGTGCCGGCAAAGTGCCGGCACCGGGAGGGTTGGGGCTGGGTCAGCTACCCAACGCGTTGAAGTACACCTGGCCGTTTGACAAAGGGGTGGCCCCGGTGATGCCCGCCTTCGTGGCCATCATTC
Proteins encoded in this window:
- a CDS encoding aldolase/citrate lyase family protein: MPTVPIERESGRKVGLLTADPTPTLLAIIAHTGMDFVILDAEQTSLTVHQCAGAVQQLRGTGVRVSVRVPDLEANTLVAYANTGAQALVLPHLRHVEELERAAEAVRYAPEGRRSRQVSFASGFGSDFGEPPALSVLFETVDAVDHAADFAASEAFGGGWLGTTDLLSDLQRTGRADGNAVDKAVQHVVDTVRGAGHSIGLPAPSSARADEAFARGADRCVIYWERELASLLAAYAASRNA
- a CDS encoding cupin domain-containing protein; translated protein: MTAPDTMRAADLSRLVHNIHDQGFEKLSSIGLNGQRDEGLVSTLISRGLSDSDDLCVSWGRILAGQRHLCHHHPDASEFYVVISGTPLVYLGDEEHRARPGDGIYIPRGLRHGIWNDTDDPVELVVGVSKPADWEFIQDE
- a CDS encoding polysaccharide deacetylase family protein encodes the protein MRDLIGYGENPPVVGWPGGAKVAVSLVVNYEEGAERSIAAGDDSDEDIVIFGGWSSDPSRRNLMKESFFEYGPRVGLWRFLNMFRQYEVPATFMACGEALEKHPDAALAIARDGHEICGHGYRWRGMVGMSPEEERAEIRAAKAAIQAAAGVTPVGWYVRDDITENTRAILAEEGFLYDSNSYADDLPYFVQAGPARHLVVPYSGDTNDGRFWGGGSLGTGAEFFSVLKDTLDCLLLEGETVPKMMSVGIHLRIGGRPSVAFGVRQFIEYALAQHGVWFATREQIARWWLENGPAETQNGLFETVAS
- a CDS encoding MBL fold metallo-hydrolase — encoded protein: MNDDTTARRVANGAYWLGGCLSAYSQGEEVHYHVSSYLVVGSGASILVDTGDPAHVDRVLAQLDGALAGRTLDYIFPTHPEIPHAGNLPALLQRYPKARVVGDTRDYFMHFPEFSDRFDAKRPGDMIDLGDRTFRFLPAHIRDLENTLWGHDDGAGILFVSDGFSFIHETPDPDGEDEPAHRPGQCRLLSGEMPVPPSVEQAAYGTGRALYWTKFVDVSSAFQAIEDVLNKLPTAFIGPAHGNLIDDVDGMLRTSLAAHRKVYEDARRG
- a CDS encoding cysteine hydrolase family protein translates to MIEICGKQVRDTLGELLDPATTGLVVIDMQKGAVFPGGAIGDSGHDLGMMPQVRARCGQAIAAARRNGVPVFHIRVENLPDGASSPAAWLRALYTAANGRPIDLGKLSVKDDPGTEFCVECLPIEGESIITKRRPSAFVATELGLLLRSQGIESVALVGVSTGGCVEATLRDAVHNDFYAVLLEDAVGAYDSTIHDASLTVMRARHDVCSVDDAIAVWDAA